CTTACAGACTGTCTTGACAGGTCTTCCCGGCGATATCGATGCGCCCATTCTTGTAGTCCAGCATATGCCACCCGGTTTCACCCATTCTTTGGCTGCCCGCCTAAATTCATTATGTGAGATACACGTGAAGGAAGCTGAAGAAGGGGACCTGATCCAAAAGGGTATAGCCTACATCGCTCCAGGTGGTTTTCACTTGAAAGTGAGAAAAGCTGCAATGAATTGGATTGTTCATTTAGATAAATCGGAATTGCGTAATGGACACCGGCCGTCTGTGGATGTGCTCTTTGAATCGGTAAGCGAAATGGATGAATATGCGAAGATAGCGGTTATCATGACCGGAATGGGAATGGATGGGTCGAATGGGCTTAAGAGGCTTAAACAAAGAGGCTTTTCAAAAGCGATAGCTGAATCACAGGAGACATCGATCGTGTTTGGTATGCCGAAGGCGGCAATCAATACGAATTTAATAGATAGCATAGAGGACGTAGAAAAAATAGCTAAAGCGATAAAGGGCTATTTCTAACTCGTGGGGGTGGAGATTATATGGATATGAATCAGTATCTAGAGGTATTTATAGAAGAAAGCAAAGAACATCTGCAAACAGCAAGCGAACAGTTGCTGGTACTTGAGAAGAACCCGGAAGACCTCTCGATTGTAAACGAAATCTTTCGTTCCGCCCATACCCTGAAAGGGATGTCCGCAACTATGGGGTATGAGGATTTGGCTAATTTAACCCATAAAATGGAGAATGTTTTGGATGCGATCCGCAACAGCCAAATTACGCTTACTCCTGAAGTATTTGATGTGATATTTTTAGCCGTAGATGATCTGGAAGCGATGGTCATGTCCATTGCAGAAGGTGGAGATGGAAAAAGAGATGTATCAAAGGTTGTCCATCAGCTGGATTTGATTGAAAAAGGAGAATCACCGATCTCAACCTCGGCTGTAGAAGTTGCTGCTACTTCTGCCGTTCTTGATACGGAAGAAATGATTGAGGGGGAGTATGATGAATTCGAATGGACCGTTCTTCAGCAGTCCAAAGAGCAAGGATTCAACAGCTTTGAAATTACAATTGCATTGCGTGCAGACTGTCTGTTAAAAGCTGCCCGGGTGTTCATGGTTTTTGAAGTACTTGAAAAATCCGGTGAAGTCATCAAATCCCAACCACCTGTCGAACTTCTGGAAGAAGAGCAGTTCGATCAGCAATTCACGGTAACGATGATAACCAAAGAGTCAAGTGAAGAGCTAAAGAATGAAATCATGAAGGTTTCAGAAGTGGATAACGTCGTAATGCATACCCTTGATCTTGAAGGGGTGCGGCATGCGGTCAACGTAAAAGAGGATCAAATTGCTGGAATGGATAACGAGGAACAAACGGCAGATAATGCAATTATGCTTTCAAGCGATGTTAAAGAAAAGAAAAAACAGCCTTCCGTTAAACCTGCATCAAGCAAGACAATCCGGGTGAACATTGAACGTCTTGATATATTAATGAATTTATTCGAGGAGCTTGTAATCGATCGAGGCAGGCTGGATCAAATTTCTAATGATTTGGACAATCAGGAGCTGCATGAAACAGTGGAAAGGATGTCCCGTATAACAAGCGATTTACAAACAATCGTTTTGAATATGCGGATGGTGCCTGTGGAGACGGTATTCAATCGCTTTCCAAAAATGGTCCGCCAATTAGCGAGGGATTTAAACAAGAAAGTTGAATTGGAAATAACGGGAGCGGAAACCGAGCTTGATCGCACCGTCATCGATGAAATTGGCGATCCGCTCGTTCATTTATTAAGAAATGCCATGGATCATGGAATTGAAACACCTGAAGAACGTCTGGCGAAAGGAAAGACCGAAGAAGGGAAAATCCATTTAAAAGCGTATCACAGCGGAAATCATGTATTCATCGAAATCGATGATGATGGGGCAGGCATTAATAAAGAGCGAGTTTTGAACAAGGCGCTTTCCAATGGAATTGTAACGAGGGAAACGGCAGGCACTTTAACAGACAAGCAAATCTATGAATTGATATTCGCCTCTGGCTTCTCGACAGCTGAAACCATTTCGGATGTATCAGGACGAGGAGTGGGACTGGATGTAGTGAAAAATACGATCGAGTCTTTGGGCGGCTCTGTCACAATTGATTCAAAAGAGGACGAAGGGTCGATTTTCCTTATTCAGCTTCCCCTTACATTGTCGATTATTTCAGTGATGCTGGTTGCCATCCAAAATGAAAAATATGCAATACCGCTTTCTTCCATTATAGAGACCGCGATCATAAAAAAAGAAGATATATTGAACGCCCATAATCAACAAGTAATAGACTTCAGAGGCAAAGTGCTTCCGCTTCTATTCCTTAAAGATATTTTTGAAGTGCCGATTAGTCAGGCTGAGGAAGAGTTCCTCTCAGTGGTCATTGTAAGGAAGGGCGACAAATTAGCAGGATTGGTCGTAGATTCATTTATCGGGCAGCTTGAGGTGGTCTTGAAATCACTCGGGAATTATTTGACAAGTGCCTTTGCAATATCGGGAGCAACGATTCTTGGTGATGGCCAAGTAGCTTTAATCATAGATTGCAACACATTGATTCATTGATTGATGCGGCCAGGCAGGGAAATGGGATACTGGCTTTGGCATGTTGCATTCAGGATATCGGCAAGCTGTCAACTTGCACACTTGAATTTTTTTAAAGAGGAGGGTAATGGATGTCGCAGGAAATGAAAGTGATCGTATTCAAAATTAAAGATAAAGAGTATGCCATTCCAGTTGATAAGGTCAGTGGAATTGAAAAGCTTTTGCATATTACGAGAGTTCCGAAGGCAGTCCGGTTCGTTAAGGGCGTAATAAATTTAAGGGGCGTCATCACGCCGATTATTGATTTGAGGGTGCGCTTTGGGTTCGAAGAGGTGGAGTATGATGATTCTACGAGGATCATCATCGTCATTCTCGATGATATGGAAGTGGGGTTGATAGTGGACTCTGCCAATGATGTTCTGGATATTCCAGTGAATAGTATTGAACCGCAGCCTGAAGTGGTTGGTCATTTGGCTTCTGAATACATAAGCGGAGTGGCAAAGATTGACAAACGGCTGCTCGTGTTAATTAATTTGGAAAATGCTTTAAGTCTAGAAGTGACTGAAAATATATTAAAAGAAGGATAATGATATGTCATTCATTGAAAAAATCAGTCCTCTCCAACTTGATATTCTGAAGGAAATTGGCAATATAGGTGCAGGGAATGCAGCAACTTCGCTTTCGGCCATCCTGAATAGGAAAATTGATATGAATGTTCCTACAGCCCGAATCGTATCCTTCGATGAAATGATGGAAATCGCAGGCGGCGCCGATCACGTCGTCGCCAGCGTTTTCCTTAGGATAGAAGGTGATGTTTCCGGGAGTATGTTTTTTGTTCTTTCACTTCCAGTAGCTCAATACTTGATTCGGGAGATGGCCGGTGATTCAGCCTTTTCAATAGAAAGCACACCACATGCCGAGCTGGCGCTTTCCTGCCTGCAGGAATTGGGGAATATTCTATCCGGATCTTATCTTTCATCTTTAGCTGATTTCACACAACTGAATATATTTCCTTCCGTACCGGCATTGAGCATTGATATGGTAGGAGCAACAATTAGTTATGGGTTATTGGAATTATCACAGGAAAGTGACGCAGTGATAGTCATCGATACGGTCCTTGTAAAAGATCAACTAATAGGAGATTCCATTGACGGTCATTTCTTTTTATTACCTGACCCGGAATTTTTTGAAATCATTTTCGCCGCTTTAGGGTTGACTGCTGATGACTGAATTATTAAAGGTCGAGGTCGTTAAAGTGGGGATAGCGGATATGAAGATTGTAAAGCCTCCATGCTCGATCCGTACGTCAGGCCTGGGGTCATGCGTGGGCGTTGTCGTTTATGACGAGAAAAAAGCGGTTGCGGGTTTAGTCCACGTGATGCTGCCAGATTCTTCACTGACTAAGACGGGTCAAATCAATGTAGCTAAATTTGCAGATACTGGGGTCAGGGAATTAGTACAGTGCTTGGTTAAAGAAGGTGCGAGAATACCTTTTTTAAAAGCGAAGCTCGCTGGAGGGGCACAAATGTTTCAGTTTGCCTCCGGTGGGGATTTAATGAGAATCGGGCCGAGGAATGTAGAGGCCGTTCGGAAAGAGTTAGCTCATTTGCACATTCAAATCGTCTCCGAAGATGTAGGTGGAAATAGCGGAAGAACGATCGAATTCAATTTGAAAGATTGTTTATTGAATATCAGGACCGTCAATAAGGGAACGAAAAATATTTAGCCCTTTGTAAAGAATGCAAAAAAAATCTTAAAAAAACTTGCAGGAAAAACATTGCTGCATCAGGGGCCTGGAGGCTGTTTGGAGCACAAAATGCATAATGTAAGGAGGATGTCCAATGTCTCATCTGACCATCGAAGAAGAACAGGTATGTTGGAAAAATTGGGTTGATTGCAGAGACCCGCACGCTGGCGACATTTTGGTAAAGAAATACATTCCGCTTGTTTCCTATCATGTTCAACGCATTTCAGTTAGTCTTCCTAAAAATGTGAGCAGGGATGATATCAGGAGTCTCGGTATGATGGGGTTATTCGACGCCCTGGAACGATTTGATACGAAGCGTGACCTGAAGTTCGACACATATGCTTCATTTAGAATTCGCGGTGCTATTTTAGATGGATTAAGAAAAGAGGATTGGCTTCCACGAAGTGCAAGGGATAAAGCCAAAAAAATAGAGTCATCCATAGAAAAGCTAGAGCAAAAATACATGAGGAACCTTTCTCCAAGCGAAATTGCAGCAGAATTGAACATACCTGAAGAAGATGTATATGCGGCAATACAGGGGAATTTCTTTGCAAATGTACTATCCATGGATGACCAAGAGCAGGATGATAAAGAAAGTAAGAATTTTTATATCAAGGATGAAAAAGCCGATTTGCCAGAGGAACATGTGCTACGTGAGGAACTGTACGTGGAGTTGGCAAAGGTCATTGAAACGCTTAATGAAAAGGAACAGCTGGTTTTACAGCTTTTTTATAAGGAGGAATTGACTTTGACCGAAATAGGGCAAGTAATGAGTCTCTCCACTTCACGAATTTCCCAGATCCACTCAAAAGCGATTTACAAATTAAGGAACGCAATGAAAGAGCAATAAAATCATCCTTGATTTGTGAGTGACAGGAGAAATTGGAAGCGACACCTTTATCAATGGTCGTTCCAAAATCACAGAATGTTCGAACTTACCGGATTCTGACGGCAAGGTAATGGGCATTGAAAAATCCTTATTGGCTCGCCCGCCACGGTACCACAATTGGGTCCATACTGAAGGGGCTACACACTAAAGGAAAAAACAACAGGGAAAACAGTCCTGTCCACATGGGATAATTAGGAGGCAGCATGCTAGTATTTTTTATGTTTCTGTTGTTTGTATTGAATATATGCTCCATTTTTGCCATCATCATTTTATATCTTCGCCAAAATCGTCTAGGCAAGCTGGAAAAAGATCAAAAAGCCATCATAAGTGAAATGGAGCAGCTTATGTCTGGTTACTTAATGGAAATGCAGGAAGATAGCGAAGCCTTAATCAAGGCATTCACGGAGCCGGCTGCCATGAGCGAACAACCTGTTCCAAAAGAACGAGACGGGCTATCGAAAGAACCAGCCGGAGAGAAAGAAGCTAAGCAAGAGCAAGCTTTTTCGGAAGAGTATAACGCGGAACATTGGGCCTCCACTAAAAGGCAGGCTCTCGACGCCTACAAAAACATGCCTGCAAATCATGAGGACAAGCTCTTGCCGCTAAAGGTCGAGGACAAAGTGGAGCTTTCGTCGGCAGCTCATACCACAACAACTGAAGGGAAGCAGGCTGTTAAGGGCTTTCCCGATTTTTTAAAGTCCTCTTTACAGGAACCATCACTGAATGAACAAGTGGATGCATTGGTGGCTCAAGGTCATTCTTTAGAAGAAATTGCCAAAAAACTAGGGAAAGGCCAGACGGAAATAGAACTATTACTGAAGTTTCGCAAGAATAGATAAATATTACTTGATTGTGAAGAGTCATTATGATATATTATGAAATGGTGTTAATACACACGCCCCGTGATTCTTGCAGCTGGTGCTGTTTCGACAGTTTCTGCATGAAAATGATCGGTGCGGAGGAAAAACAAAACCATTTAGGAGGAACTAAAATGTCAGTCATTTCTATGAAACAATTGCTTGAAGCTGGTGTGCATTTCGGACACCAAACACGTCGCTGGAACCCAAAAATGAAGAAATATATCTTCACTGAGCGTAACGGCATCTACATCATCGACCTTCAAAAAACAGTTAAAAAGGTTGAAGAAGCTTATAACTTCGTGAAAGAACTAGCTGCTAACGGCGGTACTGTTCTTTTCGTCGGTACTAAAAAACAAGCTCAAGAATCCGTTAAAGAAGAAGCTATCCGTTCTGGTATGTACTATGTAAACCAACGCTGGTTAGGTGGAACTTTAACAAACTTTGAAACAATCCAAAAACGTATTGCTCGTCTTAAAGATATCGAAAAAATGGAAGCAAACGGAACTTTCGAAGTACTTCCGAAAAAAGAAGTTATCCAACTTAAAAAAGAATGGGATCGCTTAGAGAAATTCTTGGGCGGTATTAAAGATATGAAGACTCTTCCAGATGCGATCTTCGTTATCGACCCTCGCAAAGAGCGTATTGCTGTTGCGGAAGCACACAAATTACACATTCCACTTGTAGGTATCGTTGATACAAACTGTGATCCGGATGAAATCGATGTAGTTATTCCTGCGAATGACGATGCAATCCGTGCTGTTAAATTATTAACAGGTAAAATGGCAGATGCTATCTTAGAAGCTAAACAAGGTGAAGAAACAGCAACTGAAACAACAACTGCTTAATAAGCTAAAAAGGTTGCTTATTCAGTAAGAAAAAGGTGATAAGAGGATAATGCCTTTTATCCCTTTTTTTTGCACTAAATAAGCATACATAAATCACCACGCCAATGTAGATAAGGCAGGTTGATTTTTAAGGGCTTCTGCCGAGTTTCGTTATTTTCTCTGATGATAACGGTATTTTCTGGCAAAAACGGGTAAGAATTGAATAAACTGCATTTAATTTGAGGAGGATATATATTATGGCAATCACTGCACAATTAGTTAAAGAATTGCGTGAAAAAACTGGTGCCGGCATGATGGATTGTAAAAAGGCGCTTGTACAAACGGAAGGCGATATGGAAAAAGCGATCGATTTCCTACGTGAAAAAGGAATTGCAAAAGCTGCCAATAAAGGAGATCGCATTGCTGCTGAAGGATTGACATCAATCGTTGTTGATGGAAACGAAGCTGTAATTCTTGAAGTGAACTCAGAAACTGATTTCGTTGCGAAAAACGAAGGTTTCCAAACTCTTGTTAAAGAATTGGCTGCATTCCTTCTTGCCAACAAACCTGAAAGCGTTGAAGTGGCTTTAGAGCAAACAATGGAAAACGGAGCGAAAGTTGCAGATCACATCAATGCTGCAGTTGCTAAAATCGGGGAAAAATTAACTCTTCGCCGTTTCCAAGTTGTTACGAAAACAGATAGCGATGCATTCGGTGCATACCTTCACATGGGTGGACGTATCAGCGTACTAACCGTTGTTGAAGGAACGACTGACGAAGATGCAGCCAAAGGCGTTTCCATGCATATCGCTGCTCTTAACCCAAAATATATCTCTCGTGACCAAGTCGATGCTAGTGAATTAGATCGCGAGCGCGAAGTTCTTACACAGCAAGCACTTAATGAAGGCAAACCAGAAAAAATCGTAGCAAAAATGGTTGAAGGACGCATCAACAAATACTACGAAGAAATTTGTGTGAATGAACAAGCTTTCGTTAAAAACCCAGATCAAAAAGTGGGACAATTCGTTGAATCAAAAGGCGGAAAAATCCTATCATTCGTTCGTTATGAAGTAGGGGAAGGTCTTGAAAAACGTCAAGAAAACTTTGCTGAAGAAGTAATGAACCAAGTTAAAAAAGACTAATTGCAAAATGAAAATAGGGAACACTCTTGTGTTCCCTATTTTTTAAAACTTTTAAGCATCATTGAACCATGAACCATGATGAACAATTGAATAAGATTACATAGTTGGAGGGTGTCATGAGTAACGCTAAATATAAACGTGTTGTATTAAAACTCAGTGGAGAAGCATTAGCTGGTGAAGAAGGATTTGGAATTAATCCTGCTGTAATTAAATCTATTGCTGAACAAGTCAAGGAAGTGGCAGAGCTTGACGTGGAAGTGGCTGTAGTTGTAGGCGGCGGAAACATATGGCGTGGCAAGATAGGCAGCGAAATGGGCATGGATCGGGCCAACGCCGATTATATGGGGATGCTGGCGACTGTCATGAACTCTTTGGCTCTACAAGACAGCCTTGATCAACTTGGGATTGAAACACGAGTGCAGACTTCGATTGAGATGCGGCAGGTTGCAGAACCATACATTAGACGCCGTGCAATCAGGCATCTGGAAAAAAAGAGAGTCGTGATTTTTGCTGCTGGTACAGGCAATCCTTATTTTTCAACGGATACTACCGCCGCTCTGCGTGCTGCTGAAATTGAAGCTGATGTCATCCTGATGGCGAAGAATAATGTGGATGGCGTATACAATGCCGATCCTGTTAAGGATAAAAATGCGGTGAAATATGACCAACTTTCCTACCTTGATGTTATAAAAGAAGGCTTGGAAGTAATGGATTCGACTGCTTCCTCACTATGCATGGACAACGATATTCCACTGATTGTCTTCTCGATCATGGAAAAAGGTAATATAAAACGGGCCGTTTTAGGCGAAACGCTTGGAACAATAGTTAGGGGGAAATAAAAGATGCCGAAACAAGTCATTTCAAATGCGAAAACGAAAATGGAAAAAGCCATTGGAGCGTACACACGTGAATTAGCCAGCATCCGTGCGGGCAGGGCAAATGCCTCATTGCTTGATAGGATTTCGATTGATTATTACGGTTCTCAAACACCAGTCAACCAGGTGGCAGGGATTTCTGTTCCTGAAGCTAGACTATTGGTGATTCAACCTTATGATAAGACGGTTCTAGGTGAAATCGAAAAAGCGATTTTGAAATCAGACCTTGGCTTAAATCCTTCAAATGATGGATCGATCATCAGGATAGCGATTCCGGCATTAACGGAAGAGCGCAGAAAAGAGCTTGTAAAAGTGGTCAAGAAAGAAGCGGAAGAAGCAAAAATTGCCATCCGTAACGTGCGCCGCGATGCTAATGATGATCTGAAGAAGCTTGAAAAAAATGGTGAAATCACGGAAGATGATTTACGGGGATATGCTGATGACATTCAAAAGATGACAGATGGCAATATCACTAAAATCGATGAGATCACTAAAGATAAAGAAAAAGAAATTTTGGAAGTATAATTTTCACCAAAAGAATTGATTGAATGAAGAGGGCCCAATCCTTACTGATCATGTCTTTGTTCTAACATATAGGTGTGCTTAAAAGAGAAAACTGTTATAATAAGGTTTCTCCGTTAATGTGTACCCTTTAAGTTAGGATGTTGCATAGTGATGGTGGAGGTGGCCCTTTTTTGCATTTTTCACGTAAATACGAACCGCTGATAGAAAAAAACTTGACATGATTTCTCCCTTTCTGGCTTATAATGAATAAATAATTTTTATAATAATAATATGAGAACCAGATTTTTTTTGATATTATAATATAGATTCTTTTATAAAAAAAGCTTGATATACATAGCGCGCGAATATTTTGCCTTTGTAGAGAGATAAGTACAACCTGATGGGGGACTAACATATGTATTCACTATGGAAGCGTTTCGTTAAAAAAGATGCTTCTTCCGAGGTAACAAATAGGATTCAGCATATTAAGCAGTTTGATGTTCCTCAACATATCGCCATCATTATGGATGGAAATGGCCGTTGGGCGAAAAAACGTGCACTGCCGCGGGTAGCCGGTCATCATGAAGGAATGAAAACTGTTCGTAAAATTACGAAAGTAGCAAATAAATTAGGAGTCAAGACTCTAACCGTCTATGCGTTTTCGACGGAAAACTGGAAACGTCCGAAAAGTGAAGTCGACTTTTTGATGAAACTTCCCCAGGAATTTCTTGGGACCTTTTTGCCTGAGCTCATTTCAGAAAATGTAAGGGTGGAAACCATTGGTGACTTGTCGTTACTTCCCTCGCACACTCAAAATGCCGTTATACGGGCAATGGAAGATACGAAGGATAATGATGGGATGATCCTGAATTTCGCCTTGAACTATGGTAGCCGCGGGGAGATTGTCTCTGCAGTGAATAGCATTATTGAAGATGCTAAGAATGGTATAATAAAGGATGGTATAACTGAACAAATGTTATCAAGCTACTTGATGACCAAGCATTTGTCAGACCCTGATTTACTGATCCGCACGAGCGGTGAAATTCGTTTGAGCAATTTCATGCTATGGCAGGCTGCTTACACTGAGTTATGGTTTACAGAGGTGTTATGGCCTGATTTTAGTGAGGAGCATTTATTGCAGGCGGTCGAGGAGTATCAAAAGCGTTCACGAAGATTCGGTGGCGTTTAACGTAGAAGGTGAGGAAAATGGAATAATGAAACAACGAATTATTACTGCGGTCGTAGTTGCCGCTATCTTCATTCCACTGGTTATTTTAGGGGAGATCCCCTTTTTACTGACGGTTTATCTATTGGCATCCATCGGTTTGTTCGAACTGATGAAAATGAAAAATTTGCGTGTGTTTTCATTTGAAGGGATTCTTTCGCAGATTTTATTATGGGTGCTTTTATTACCTGAACAATATGGCACTTTTTTAGCGGACATTGATTATGATAAAGTGCAAATCTTCTTAATCGGGGTTTTGCTGCTGTTATTGTATACCGTCGTTTCAAAAAACCGAGTTACTTTCGATGTTGCAGGTTTTTTAGTGCTTTCCATCCTTTACTTGGGAGTGGGCTTTTACTATTTATTTGAAACGCGGGACTCATTGGGTCTGATTTACATATTGCTAACCCTATTTACGATTTGGGCAACGGATTCCGGAGCCTACTTCATTGGTAAGGCCATAGGGAAAAGAAAGCTTTGGCCAGAAATAAGTCCAAATAAGACGGTGGAAGGATTCATCGGCGGATTATTTTCAGCGATGATAGTCGGTGTGCTCTTTTATG
This genomic stretch from Peribacillus muralis harbors:
- the tsf gene encoding translation elongation factor Ts produces the protein MAITAQLVKELREKTGAGMMDCKKALVQTEGDMEKAIDFLREKGIAKAANKGDRIAAEGLTSIVVDGNEAVILEVNSETDFVAKNEGFQTLVKELAAFLLANKPESVEVALEQTMENGAKVADHINAAVAKIGEKLTLRRFQVVTKTDSDAFGAYLHMGGRISVLTVVEGTTDEDAAKGVSMHIAALNPKYISRDQVDASELDREREVLTQQALNEGKPEKIVAKMVEGRINKYYEEICVNEQAFVKNPDQKVGQFVESKGGKILSFVRYEVGEGLEKRQENFAEEVMNQVKKD
- the pyrH gene encoding UMP kinase, coding for MSNAKYKRVVLKLSGEALAGEEGFGINPAVIKSIAEQVKEVAELDVEVAVVVGGGNIWRGKIGSEMGMDRANADYMGMLATVMNSLALQDSLDQLGIETRVQTSIEMRQVAEPYIRRRAIRHLEKKRVVIFAAGTGNPYFSTDTTAALRAAEIEADVILMAKNNVDGVYNADPVKDKNAVKYDQLSYLDVIKEGLEVMDSTASSLCMDNDIPLIVFSIMEKGNIKRAVLGETLGTIVRGK
- a CDS encoding chemotaxis protein CheC, giving the protein MSFIEKISPLQLDILKEIGNIGAGNAATSLSAILNRKIDMNVPTARIVSFDEMMEIAGGADHVVASVFLRIEGDVSGSMFFVLSLPVAQYLIREMAGDSAFSIESTPHAELALSCLQELGNILSGSYLSSLADFTQLNIFPSVPALSIDMVGATISYGLLELSQESDAVIVIDTVLVKDQLIGDSIDGHFFLLPDPEFFEIIFAALGLTADD
- a CDS encoding chemotaxis protein CheD codes for the protein MTELLKVEVVKVGIADMKIVKPPCSIRTSGLGSCVGVVVYDEKKAVAGLVHVMLPDSSLTKTGQINVAKFADTGVRELVQCLVKEGARIPFLKAKLAGGAQMFQFASGGDLMRIGPRNVEAVRKELAHLHIQIVSEDVGGNSGRTIEFNLKDCLLNIRTVNKGTKNI
- a CDS encoding isoprenyl transferase — translated: MYSLWKRFVKKDASSEVTNRIQHIKQFDVPQHIAIIMDGNGRWAKKRALPRVAGHHEGMKTVRKITKVANKLGVKTLTVYAFSTENWKRPKSEVDFLMKLPQEFLGTFLPELISENVRVETIGDLSLLPSHTQNAVIRAMEDTKDNDGMILNFALNYGSRGEIVSAVNSIIEDAKNGIIKDGITEQMLSSYLMTKHLSDPDLLIRTSGEIRLSNFMLWQAAYTELWFTEVLWPDFSEEHLLQAVEEYQKRSRRFGGV
- a CDS encoding chemotaxis protein CheA, yielding MDMNQYLEVFIEESKEHLQTASEQLLVLEKNPEDLSIVNEIFRSAHTLKGMSATMGYEDLANLTHKMENVLDAIRNSQITLTPEVFDVIFLAVDDLEAMVMSIAEGGDGKRDVSKVVHQLDLIEKGESPISTSAVEVAATSAVLDTEEMIEGEYDEFEWTVLQQSKEQGFNSFEITIALRADCLLKAARVFMVFEVLEKSGEVIKSQPPVELLEEEQFDQQFTVTMITKESSEELKNEIMKVSEVDNVVMHTLDLEGVRHAVNVKEDQIAGMDNEEQTADNAIMLSSDVKEKKKQPSVKPASSKTIRVNIERLDILMNLFEELVIDRGRLDQISNDLDNQELHETVERMSRITSDLQTIVLNMRMVPVETVFNRFPKMVRQLARDLNKKVELEITGAETELDRTVIDEIGDPLVHLLRNAMDHGIETPEERLAKGKTEEGKIHLKAYHSGNHVFIEIDDDGAGINKERVLNKALSNGIVTRETAGTLTDKQIYELIFASGFSTAETISDVSGRGVGLDVVKNTIESLGGSVTIDSKEDEGSIFLIQLPLTLSIISVMLVAIQNEKYAIPLSSIIETAIIKKEDILNAHNQQVIDFRGKVLPLLFLKDIFEVPISQAEEEFLSVVIVRKGDKLAGLVVDSFIGQLEVVLKSLGNYLTSAFAISGATILGDGQVALIIDCNTLIH
- a CDS encoding chemotaxis protein CheW, with the protein product MSQEMKVIVFKIKDKEYAIPVDKVSGIEKLLHITRVPKAVRFVKGVINLRGVITPIIDLRVRFGFEEVEYDDSTRIIIVILDDMEVGLIVDSANDVLDIPVNSIEPQPEVVGHLASEYISGVAKIDKRLLVLINLENALSLEVTENILKEG
- the rpsB gene encoding 30S ribosomal protein S2: MSVISMKQLLEAGVHFGHQTRRWNPKMKKYIFTERNGIYIIDLQKTVKKVEEAYNFVKELAANGGTVLFVGTKKQAQESVKEEAIRSGMYYVNQRWLGGTLTNFETIQKRIARLKDIEKMEANGTFEVLPKKEVIQLKKEWDRLEKFLGGIKDMKTLPDAIFVIDPRKERIAVAEAHKLHIPLVGIVDTNCDPDEIDVVIPANDDAIRAVKLLTGKMADAILEAKQGEETATETTTA
- a CDS encoding phosphatidate cytidylyltransferase: MKQRIITAVVVAAIFIPLVILGEIPFLLTVYLLASIGLFELMKMKNLRVFSFEGILSQILLWVLLLPEQYGTFLADIDYDKVQIFLIGVLLLLLYTVVSKNRVTFDVAGFLVLSILYLGVGFYYLFETRDSLGLIYILLTLFTIWATDSGAYFIGKAIGKRKLWPEISPNKTVEGFIGGLFSAMIVGVLFYAFSSLDYTLFQLLVISLIIGVFGQLGDLVQSAYKRHYGVKDSGKLLPGHGGILDRLDSLIFILPILHLLHVL
- a CDS encoding FliA/WhiG family RNA polymerase sigma factor — its product is MSHLTIEEEQVCWKNWVDCRDPHAGDILVKKYIPLVSYHVQRISVSLPKNVSRDDIRSLGMMGLFDALERFDTKRDLKFDTYASFRIRGAILDGLRKEDWLPRSARDKAKKIESSIEKLEQKYMRNLSPSEIAAELNIPEEDVYAAIQGNFFANVLSMDDQEQDDKESKNFYIKDEKADLPEEHVLREELYVELAKVIETLNEKEQLVLQLFYKEELTLTEIGQVMSLSTSRISQIHSKAIYKLRNAMKEQ
- the frr gene encoding ribosome recycling factor, which encodes MPKQVISNAKTKMEKAIGAYTRELASIRAGRANASLLDRISIDYYGSQTPVNQVAGISVPEARLLVIQPYDKTVLGEIEKAILKSDLGLNPSNDGSIIRIAIPALTEERRKELVKVVKKEAEEAKIAIRNVRRDANDDLKKLEKNGEITEDDLRGYADDIQKMTDGNITKIDEITKDKEKEILEV